A genomic region of Antennarius striatus isolate MH-2024 chromosome 16, ASM4005453v1, whole genome shotgun sequence contains the following coding sequences:
- the s1pr5a gene encoding sphingosine 1-phosphate receptor 5a yields the protein MSTESFHAAHAAEPPSSMPMSPPTGNMLQMFHEYQSNAVLLLHYNYTGKLKEDKYTDGLKPEAIVFLLVCLLIVIENAVVLVAIWKNKKFHLPMYYLLGNLTLSDLLAGFTYMVNIIMSGAKTLNITPVLWFLREGGVFIMLAASVISLLAIAIERHVTMVRMKPYQGDKQGRMFALIGASWVLSVLLGILPVLGWNCMGQLDHCSTVLPLYAKSYILFCITVFSAILMSIVVLYVRIFRIVKSNTQRLASVPQRKGLYRKSQKYMSLLKTVTIVLGVFIACWLPLFILLLLDFCCPAKSCEVLLKADYFLGIAMFNSLLNPIIYTLTSKDMRKAIIRLLCRQCLLTEDGQVKKIGMPFLDCSTSKTDAASHRLEGLETTVSSSNLTPSTIKAIYPRISRT from the coding sequence ATGTCCACTGAGTCCTTCCACGCTGCCCATGCTGCTGAACCCCCTTCGTCCATGCCCATGTCTCCCCCCACAGGAAACATGCTGCAGATGTTTCACGAGTACCAGAGCAACGCTGTCCTCCTTCTGCACTACAACTACACGGGCAAACTGAAGGAGGACAAGTACACAGACGGACTCAAACCGGAGGCCATCGTCTTCCTGCTGGTCTGCCTGCTTATTGTCATCGAAAACGCTGTGGTGCTCGTGGCCATTTGGAAGAACAAGAAGTTCCACCTGCCCATGTACTACCTACTGGGCAACCTGACTCTGTCTGACCTGTTGGCAGGCTTCACCTACATGGTCAACATCATCATGTCTGGTGCCAAGACGCTAAACATCACTCCGGTGCTGTGGTTCTTGAGAGAGGGGGGCGTGTTCATCATGCTGGCAGCTTCAGTCATCAGCCTGCTGGCCATCGCCATTGAGCGGCATGTTACCATGGTGAGGATGAAGCCGTACCAGGGGGACAAACAGGGCCGGATGTTTGCTCTGATCGGGGCCAGCTGGGTGCTGTCGGTGCTGCTGGGCATCCTACCTGTCCTGGGCTGGAACTGCATGGGACAGCTGGACCACTGCTCCACAGTCCTACCGCTCTACGCCAAGAGTTACATCCTGTTCTGCATCACTGTCTTCAGCGCCATCCTCATGTCCATCGTGGTGCTGTATGTCCGCATCTTCCGCATTGTTAAGTCCAACACCCAGCGCCTTGCCTCGGTTCCACAGCGCAAAGGCCTCTACCGCAAGTCCCAGAAGTACATGTCCCTCCTGAAGACTGTCACCATTGTCTTGGGAGTCTTCATCGCGTGTTGGCTgcccctcttcatcctcctcttgctGGACTTCTGCTGTCCAGCCAAAAGCTGCGAGGTACTCCTCAAGGCAGACTACTTCCTGGGTATTGCCATGTTCAACTCCCTTCTCAACCCCATCATCTACACCCTGACCAGCAAGGACATGAGGAAGGCCATCATCAGGCTGCTCTGCAGACAATGCCTCCTAACAGAAGATGGGCAGGTGAAGAAGATTGGGATGCCTTTCCTAGACTGTAGCACCAGTAAGACTGATGCAGCCTCTCACAGACTGGAGGGACTGGAGACCACAGTGTCATCCAGCAACTTAACGCCCTCGACTATCAAGGCCATTTACCCCAGGATCTCCAGAACATGA
- the spc24 gene encoding kinetochore protein Spc24, which produces MSQGHKFQDLEETGEALVAFINSSQPEKLGQVKGEQRALFDQHIETKNTVTQILKDVAQTEESVGQRLLIMEEQKKQKETELRDVEEQLRQYTAKSQITDSELQFLQRELESLRNTEHDLQTLQNEVDEDTTEVIPSAVYVAQVYYLITKIKWEYDTPPNILKGVHYGADLATPVNIDTYVRSRSDISDHLWNFVSTQWEQ; this is translated from the exons ATGTCTCAAGGTCATAAATTTCAAGACTTGGAGGAAACTGGAGAGGCGCTGGTGGCCTTCATCAACAGCAGCCAACCCGAGAAACTGGGACAAGTGAAAGGAGAACAGCGGGCGCTGTTTGACCAACACATAGAGACAAAGAACACCGTGACGCAGATTTTAAAAG ATGTGGCTCAGACTGAGGAGAGTGTGGGCCAGAGGCTGCTGATCATGGAAGAGCAGAAGAAGCAAAAGGAGACTGAGCTGAGGGATGTGGAGGAACAGCTGAGGCAGTACACTGCCAAGAGTCAGATCACTGACTCAGAACTGCA ATTTCTGCAAAGGGAGTTGGAGAGTCTCAGAAACACTGAACACGACCTTCAGACTCTTCAGAACGAGGTGGATGAAGATACCACTGAGGTCATCCCCTCAGCAGT ATATGTTGCTCAGGTTTACTACCTAATAACCAAGATAAAGTGGGAATATGACACACCACCCAACATCTTAAAAGGAG TGCATTATGGGGCAGATCTTGCCACTCCCGTCAACATTGACACGTATGTGCGATCTCGGAGTGACATCAGCGACCATCTGTGGAACTTTGTCAGCACTCAGTGGGAGCAATAG